The following DNA comes from bacterium.
ATGCACGATTAAAGGCAATCAATTATGTTTAGTAAACACCACCAACAGGAGAGAGCTCTATGAAAATAATGACATCGGTTCAGATACTTAATGGAAATTGGTTCATCACCACCGACCCTGACAATAAAGGCAAAGAGGCTGGTTGGTTTAATACGATCCCAAAGGATGTTAAACAGGCGCCGGTGCCTGGGGTTATTCAGCAGGTCTTTCCTGCTTATCACGGTCTGGTTTGGTACTACCACAACTTCCGTCCAACGCAAAAAGCATCAGCCAATGAGCGCGTTCTACTACGTTTTGGGTTTGTAGATTATATCTGTGAGGTTTGGCTGAACGGCAAGCCGGTTGGCGGTCATGAAGGAGCCGAGCTGCCTTTTACCATAGATGTAACCGATGCGATTCGTTTTGATGCAGATAATTTGCTGGTTGTTCGTGTATTGAACCCATCTGATGAGATGATAGACGGAATGGATTGGGCACATACGGCCCACGGGTTCAAGCGCGCCGCATTCATCTGCGGAAGCACTTTTCAGTCGGGCGGGATCATGGCTGATGTTGAGTTGCTCGTGGTCCCTTCCGTACGCATCGTCGATATATTCACAAAGCCCAGCCTATCCGATGGCGCTCTTAATGTCATAATGACCGTGCAAAACGACACCAAAGCATCCGTGATCGGTACCTTGGCTGTTGCGGTTGGCCCAGAGCGGACGGGAGAAACGCTTATTTCAGGTAACTGTTCCGGCGCCTTTTCTCCCGGCGAAAGCGATCATCAGATTACCCTCAAGATCAGCCAACCACACCCCTGGAGCTTCGATGATCCCTACCTTTATGGTGTCACTGTCGATATGACGGCGGGTGATTTTTCACACAGGACGAAAGTACGTTGCGGTTTCCGTGATTTCCGAGTGATAGACGGCTTTTTCTATATGAACGGCAAGCGTATTTTCCTAAAAAGCGCCCATACGGCCAACGATTTCCCCATCGGGCAGCATACTACCGATGACCCTAACCTGATGCGGCGCGAAATAGTGAATGCAAAGGCTTCGGGGTTCAACTGCATGCGCTTCATCGGCAGTAAGCCGTATCCAGACCAACTCGATCTCGCCGATGAAATTGGCATGATGTTCTACGAAGAGAGCTTTGCAGGCATGCCAATGGAAGATTGTCCCGAATTCCAGCAGCGATTCGAGAGGGGCATTCTGGGAATGGTCAAGCGGGACCGCAACCATCCCTGCGTAACCGCTTGGGGTTTGCTCAATGAATGTAAACACAAACATCATTACAGCGCAGCGGTTGCGATCCTTCCCAAACTTCGGGAACTGGATGATACAAGATTGGTTTTCCTAAACAGCGGTCGATGGGATAAACAGTGGTCAATCGGGTCGGTCTCAAATCCCGGCTCAACGAAGTGGGACTTAGGATGGGGTACTGAGAGACCGGATGCTACTGTGGCACTGCCCGGTGGAGCGGAAGAGGTTGTCGGTGATTTCCACATCTACCCGGAGGT
Coding sequences within:
- a CDS encoding sugar-binding domain-containing protein, whose amino-acid sequence is MKIMTSVQILNGNWFITTDPDNKGKEAGWFNTIPKDVKQAPVPGVIQQVFPAYHGLVWYYHNFRPTQKASANERVLLRFGFVDYICEVWLNGKPVGGHEGAELPFTIDVTDAIRFDADNLLVVRVLNPSDEMIDGMDWAHTAHGFKRAAFICGSTFQSGGIMADVELLVVPSVRIVDIFTKPSLSDGALNVIMTVQNDTKASVIGTLAVAVGPERTGETLISGNCSGAFSPGESDHQITLKISQPHPWSFDDPYLYGVTVDMTAGDFSHRTKVRCGFRDFRVIDGFFYMNGKRIFLKSAHTANDFPIGQHTTDDPNLMRREIVNAKASGFNCMRFIGSKPYPDQLDLADEIGMMFYEESFAGMPMEDCPEFQQRFERGILGMVKRDRNHPCVTAWGLLNECKHKHHYSAAVAILPKLRELDDTRLVFLNSGRWDKQWSIGSVSNPGSTKWDLGWGTERPDATVALPGGAEEVVGDFHIYPEVPQNREWRAIIRNLGIGTKPVFLSEYGIGSMMDVIQGHRLYEQAGANPDLEDVKLFSDQEEWLRNDWKRLGFEGVYPFVHDLLLESARKHCRQRSLCFDTLRSNPNICGHNHTSTMDSCWTGEGLWTIWRKFKPGVVDVINDGWSPLRWCLFIDPIHGYLGEKFTIEVVLANEDVLEQGEYPVCFRIFGPTGIVWEKRTSVNIPEGQPLAVPVIKEEVVLNGPAGAYTFAAELEKGGWAPANRLTFYQTDKSSLPKLRASVMQWGLSAEAQEWLAKNGVKCIPFTEPKEREVILVGLPEEATLADWQALAKAMARGCTVVFLNPQVFKGGEDTRHWLPLENKGKDHKYSDWLYHKECVAKKHPFFEGLQSRGIMDWDYYDQVIPHTVFQELDTPDDVAVASWACGYWTKTGYVCGIQLATYNFGEGCFVLNTLYILEHLDENPTADRLMLNILKYAQSSGPLAELPNDMDKRLKAISYI